A part of Jiangella alba genomic DNA contains:
- a CDS encoding response regulator, translating to MLRLLLVDDHPVVRTGLAGMLGAEDDFEVVGEAGDGEEALVLARRLRPDVILMDLRMPRLDGAEATARILAELPGTRILVLTTYDTDSDIVRAVEAGATGYLLKDTPRIDLAAAVRAAHGGETILAPPVAARLVSRMRAPSVPPLTPREREVLAAVATGLSNAEVGRALHIGEATVKTHLLRVFAKLGVDDRTAAVTTAYALGILAPPGSSPAS from the coding sequence ATGTTGCGGCTGCTGCTGGTCGACGACCACCCGGTCGTGCGCACCGGGCTGGCCGGCATGCTCGGCGCCGAGGACGACTTCGAGGTGGTCGGCGAGGCCGGTGACGGCGAGGAGGCGCTGGTGCTGGCCCGCCGGCTGCGTCCGGACGTCATCCTCATGGACCTGCGGATGCCCCGGCTGGACGGCGCCGAGGCGACGGCGCGCATCCTGGCCGAGCTGCCCGGCACCCGGATCCTGGTGCTGACCACGTACGACACCGACTCCGACATCGTCCGCGCGGTCGAGGCGGGTGCCACCGGCTACCTGCTCAAGGACACCCCGCGCATCGACCTCGCCGCGGCCGTCCGGGCGGCGCACGGGGGCGAGACGATCCTGGCGCCGCCAGTGGCCGCGCGGCTGGTCAGCCGCATGCGGGCGCCGTCGGTGCCGCCGTTGACCCCGCGCGAGCGCGAGGTGCTGGCGGCCGTCGCCACGGGGCTGTCGAACGCGGAGGTCGGGCGGGCGCTGCACATCGGCGAGGCGACGGTGAAGACGCACCTGCTGAGGGTCTTCGCCAAGCTCGGCGTGGACGACCGGACGGCGGCCGTGACGACGGCGTACGCGCTGGGCATCTTGGCGCCGCCGGGGTCGTCCCCGGCTTCCTGA